From the genome of Nicotiana sylvestris chromosome 2, ASM39365v2, whole genome shotgun sequence, one region includes:
- the LOC104237269 gene encoding RNA polymerase II C-terminal domain phosphatase-like 1 → MYKSVVVLYEGERVVGELELLYGGENGVVWGEKVIRISHYSPPSERCPPLAVLHTITSSSTTGNGISFKLEPTKSKSLSQDSPLFLLHSTCLRDNKTAVVSLGREELHLVAMQSKNFGGQCPCFWGFKVASGLYNSCLTMLNLRCLGIVFDLDETLIVANTMRSFEDRIEALLRKINSESDPQRASAMLAEVKRYQEDKIFLKQYAENDQVIDNGKVIKSQSEVFPALSDNHQPIVRPLIRLQDRNIILTRINPMIRDTSVLVRLRPAWEDLRSYLTARGRKRFEVYVCTMAERDYALEMWRLLDPDSNLINSKELLDRIVCVKSGLRKSLFNVFQDGNCHPKMALVIDDRLKVWDEKDQPRVHVVPAFAPYFSPQAEGNNSVPVLCVARNVACNVRGGFFKDFDEGLLQRISEVAYEDDIKQVPSAPDVSNYLISEDDPSAVNGSKDSLGFDGMADTEVERRLKEAMLASTSVPSQMTNSDPRIAPALQYPVPPAISQSTIQAPVVPFPAQHLPQVTSVLKSSVTQLSPQDTSLQSSPAREEGEVPESELDPDTRRRLLILQHGQDTRDQVSSEPQFPMGTPLQVSVPPRVQPHGWFPVEEEMSPRQLNRALPPKEFPLNSESMHINKNRPPHPPFLPKMETSVPSDRVLFESQRLPKEVIPRDDRMRFSQSQPSFHSMPGEEVSLGRSSSSSRDLDLEPGHYDPYLETPAGALQDIAFKCGAKVEFKSGLLSSPELQFSVEVWFAGEKIGEGIGRTRREAQRQAAEESLMNLADKYLSRLKPDPSSTAGDGFRFPNASDNGFVDDMSPFGYQSYLKEDRVSHSFASEPSRVLDPRLEVLKKSVGSVASLRELCAIEGLGLAFQTQPQLSANPGKTEIYAQVEIDGQVFGKGIGSTWDDAKAQAAERALVALKSELGQFSHKRQGSPRSLQQGFSNKRLRPEYSRGMQRLPSSGRFPKNTSAMP, encoded by the exons atgtaTAAATCGGTGGTGGTATTGTATGAAGGAGAAAGAGTGGTGGGAGAACTGGAATTGTTGTATGGTGGTGAAAACGGTGTCGTATGGGGAGAGAAGGTAATAAGGATCTCTCACTATTCGCCACCAAGTGAGAGGTGTCCACCACTGGCAGTACTACACACAATTACTTCATCATCTACTACTGGAAATGGAATAAGCTTCAAATTGGAACCAACAAAATCAAAGTCGCTGTCCCAAGACTCGCCGCTCTTTCTTTTGCACTCCACTTGTCTCAGAGATAACAAG ACTGCAGTAGTGTCACTTGGAAGAGAGGAGCTTCATTTAGTTGCCATGCAGTCTAAGAATTTTGGCGGACAGTGTCCTTGCTTTTGGGGATTTAAGGTTGCATCGGGGCTTTACAATTCTTGTTTAACAATGCTAAACCTTAGATGTCTTGGCATTGTGTTTGATCTTGATGAGACACTCATAGTTGCGAATACAATGCGTTCATTTGAGGATAGAATAGAGGCCTTGCTACGAAAAATAAATTCAGAGTCAGATCCGCAGCGTGCCTCTGCTATGCTGGCTGAGGTCAAGCGTTATCAGGAGGATAAGATTTTTTTGAAGCAGTATGCCGAAAATGATCAGGTTATTGACAATGGAAAGGTGATCAAATCTCAGTCTGAGGTTTTCCCAGCGTTGTCTGATAATCACCAACCTATCGTCAGACCCCTGATTAGGTTGCAAGATAGAAACATTATTCTTACTCGTATTAATCCAATG ATCCGCGATACTAGTGTTCTTGTGAGATTGAGACCTGCTTGGGAGGATCTCCGAAGCTATCTGACTGCAAGGGGTCGGAAGCGCTTTGAAGTTTATGTATGCACAATGGCTGAAAGAGATTATGCTTTAGAAATGTGGAGGCTTCTTGACCCAGATTCAAACTTGATTAACTCAAAAGAGCTCTTGGATCGTATTGTCTGTGTTAAATCTG GTTTGAGGAAATCTTTGTTCAATGTATTCCAAGATGGAAATTGTCATCCTAAGATGGCATTGGTGATTGATGATCGCTTGAAAGTGTGGGATGAGAAGGATCAACCACGAGTGCACGTTGTTCCTGCATTTGCTCCGTATTTTTCCCCTCAAGCTGAA GGCAACAATTCTGTTCCTGTCCTTTGTGTTGCCAGAAATGTAGCCTGCAATGTCAGAGGTGGTTTTTTCAA AGATTTCGATGAGGGCCTATTACAACGAATATCTGAAGTTGCTTATGAAGATGACATTAAGCAAGTTCCTTCTGCTCCAGATGTTAGCAACTATTTGATTTCGGAG GATGATCCTTCGGCTGTAAATGGGAGTAAAGATTCACTTGGATTTGATGGCATGGCTGATACTGAGGTTGAAAGGAGACTAAAG GAAGCAATGTTGGCTTCAACCAGTGTTCCTTCTCAAATGACAAATTCGGATCCAAGAATTGCACCAGCTCTCCAGTATCCCGTCCCACCTGCTATTTCACAATCGACAATTCAAGCGCCAGTGGTGCCTTTTCCTGCTCAGCATCTCCCTCAAGTCACTTCTGTTCTTAAATCATCAGTGACTCAATTAAGTCCTCAGGACACAAGCTTGCAAAGTTCTCCTGCTAGGGAAGAGGGCGAGGTACCAGAATCTGAACTAGATCCTGATACAAGGAGGAGACTGCTTATATTGCAACATGGTCAAGACACGAGAGACCAAGTATCAAGTGAACCACAGTTTCCTATGGGGACTCCATTACAAGTGTCTGTACCACCTCGGGTGCAGCCGCACGGTTGGTTTCCAGTGGAGGAAGAGATGAGCCCTAGACAACTTAATCGAGCCTTGCCTCCCAAGGAATTTCCTTTAAATTCAGAGTCTATGCATATTAACAAGAATCGGCCTCCTCATCCACCTTTTCTTCCCAAAATGGAGACCTCTGTCCCATCTGATAGAGTTCTTTTTGAAAGCCAGAGGCTGCCAAAAGAG GTAATCCCTCGGGATGACAGGATGAGATTTTCTCAGTCACAACCTAGTTTTCATTCAATGCCAG GCGAGGAAGTCTCCTTGGGTCGGTCATCTTCCAGCAGCAGGGATCTTGACCTTGAACCTGGACATTATGATCCATATTTAGAAACACCTGCTGGAGCTTTACAGGATATTGCATTCAAGTGTGGAGCAAAG GTGGAATTCAAGTCAGGTTTGCTTTCAAGTCCAGAACTGCAGTTTTCTGTGGAG GTGTGGTTTGCTGGAGAAAAAATTGGAGAAGGAATTGGCCGGACGAGAAGGGAAGCACAGCGTCAGGCTGCTGAGGAATCTCTTATGAATCTGGCAG ACAAATACTTGTCACGTCTCAAACCTGATCCCAGTTCCACAGCAGGGGATGGATTTAGGTTTCCAAATGCAAGTGATAATGGGTTTGTTGACGACATGAGTCCTTTTGGGTATCAATCATATCTCAAGGAGGATCGTGTGTCACATTCGTTTGCATCAGAGCCTTCCAGAGTGTTGGATCCAAGGCTGGAGGTCTTGAAGAAGTCAGTGGGTTCAGTTGCCTCCCTTAGAGAACTG TGTGCGATTGAAGGACTTGGTTTGGCATTCCAAACTCAGCCTCAACTTTCAGCTAATCCTGGGAAAACTGAAATATATGCCCAG GTGGAAATAGATGGACAAGTATTTGGCAAGGGAATTGGTTCAACATGGGATGATGCTAAAGCACAG GCTGCTGAAAGGGCTCTAGTTGCTTTGAAGTCAGAGCTGGGTCAATTTTCTCACAAGCGTCAGGGTTCTCCGAG ATCATTGCAGCAGGGATTCTCCAATAAAAGATTGAGACCTGAGTATTCTCGGGGTATGCAGCGACTACCATCTTCTGGTAGATTCCCAAAGAACACTTCTGCTATGCCATGA
- the LOC104237268 gene encoding clathrin light chain 1-like has protein sequence MASFDAFSMDGESPAPPPAASTPFDDGDYGSYEESSFTPPYHGSGGFGGEYEEEVTVEHVSHTVDSPDPYGFGSDNQTDTFGAPIPNGNGKPYDLGDDSEGIFSSDGPVLPPPNEMREEGFALREWRRLNAIRLEEKEKREKEIRNQIIEEGEEYKKAFYEKRKLTVETNQSTNREKEKLYLSNQEKFHKEADKQYWKAIAELIPKEVATIEKKGRKKDQDKKPSITVVQGPKPGKPTELSRMRHILLKLKHSPPPHMIPPPPPPAKDAKAGKDGKDTKDVKDGKGKDSKNAKDEAPNGTSDAPPSDAKVTQTSEEPAAAE, from the exons ATGGCTTCATTCGATGCGTTCAGCATGGACGGTGAGTCGCCGGCACCGCCACCGGCGGCATCAACTCCGTTCGACGACGGAGACTACGGCAGCTACGAAGAATCCTCTTTCACGCCGCCGTACCACGGCTCTGGCGGATTCGGTGGAGAGTATGAGGAGGAAGTGACGGTGGAACACGTTTCTCATACCGTCGATAGTCCCGATCCCTACGGGTTCGGGTCGGATAACCAAACCGATACATTCGGAGCTCCGATCCCGAATGGGAATGGTAAGCCCTACGATCTAGGTGATGATTCTGAGGGAATTTTCAGCTCCGATGGACCCGTCCTTCCTCCTCCTAATGAAATGCGTGAGGAAGGTTTTGCACTCCGCGAATGGCGTAG GCTAAATGCTATCCGTCTTGAGGAGAAGGAGAAGAGGGAAAAGGAAATCAGAAACCAAATTATTGAGGAAGGTGAAGAATATAAGAAAGCATTCTATGAGAAAAGAAAGCTCACTGTTGAGACCAACCAGTCAACAAACCGTGAGAAAGAGAAG TTGTATTTGAGTAATCAAGAGAAGTTCCATAAAGAAGCTGACAAACAATATTGGAAAGCCATAGCTGAGCTCATTCCTAAGGAGGTGGCCACCATTGAGAAGAAGGGAAGGAAGAAGGATCAAGATAAGAAGCCATCCATCACAGTTGTCCAAGGGCCTAAACCTGGGAAACCTACCGAACTTTCAAGGATGCGCCACATACTGCTGAAGCTTAAGCACAGCCCACCACCTCACATGATACCACCCCCTCCCCCTCCTGCCAAGGACGCCAAAGCTGGGAAGGATGGAAAAGACACCAAGGATGTAAAAGACGGCAAGGGGAAAGATTCCAAGAATGCTAAAGATGAAGCACCAAATGGAACTTCAGATGCACCTCCCAGTGATGCCAAAGTTACTCAGACATCAGAAGAACCTGCTGCTGCAGAATGA